The DNA sequence TCAGCGAGTCGGAAGTCGCACAGGTCGTGTCGGTCCTCGCCGATCTCGATGACCGCGAATCGAAGATCCTCCGCATGCGCTACGGCTTGGACGGCAGTGAGCCCATGACCCTCAAGGACATCGGCGCAAAGATCAAGCTCACCCGTGAACGCGTCCGCCAGATCGAGAACGAAGCCCTCCGTAAATTGAAGGAGGCGCTGCTGGCGGAGTAGTTCCTTTCGATTCGTGAATGACGGGTGGCAAGAGGCGACCGACCCGTCAGCCGGCAAGGGCCGGAATCCAGAACCTTCGATTTCCCCATGAATTGTGTGCCTACTCCGGTGCTTCGCATCGGTGAGGATGCATCACGCCTTCACTGCCTGGTGCTGTTTGCCCCGGTTGCTCAATCGACTCCATTCCTGCTAAACTGCGTTTCCATTCAAGCGAGCCGACAAGCCCGCTGAGGCCGGAGCCGAGTTATGCCCAAAGACATGCTTGCAGATCTGTTTGAACGACAGGCCGAGCTGAATCGCCGCATCGGCTACGACACCTCCGCGCTGCACGAACGCTTCGACCCCGCACTGGCCGGCAAGTGGTTAAGCGACTACCTCATGGCCGCGTCCAATGAGCTTGAGGAGCTTCGCGACTGCACCTTCTGGAAGCACTGGTGCAGCGAAGCCAAGCAGGGTCAGCGCTTCGCCATTCACGATCTTCAGAACGCCCGCGTGGAAGTCATCGATCTGCTGTTCTTCTGGATCAGCATGGCGCAGTGCGTTGGGCTGAATGCGGAAGACGTGCACGATTTGTACCTGAAGAAACTGAACGTGAATCACAAGCGCCAGGACGACAATTACTCCATGAAGAACAAGACCGAGGACGATAACCGCGATCTGATCGTGGAACGCAACTCCTGAGTCGGCTTGTCGCCCGGCACCTACCGAGATTCTCGCGCCTGTTCCAAGGGCAGTTGGACATCCGTGGCGACCCGTCCGACGGGATACACGTTCATCGCCTCATCCCAATACGGCGAGCGCTCGTAGAACCAGTAGAGGCGCGCGTGTGGATCAGCTGCGAACGCCTTGTCCGAACGGACCTTCTGCTCGAACTCCTGACGTAATCCGTCGCTTTCGGCCATCATCCTCGAGGCGAGCTGCTCCAGGACGTAGCCTTCCGCGTATTCCTTCTGCTCGAAGACCGCGTTGAAGAATCCCCAGGCAACCAGCGAATCCGGTGCGTCCGGTTCGAGCAGGTGCACGGCCACTTTCCAGGTACGCTGATCGAGCGAAACAAAATAGGAACCGGCCGGAAACCAGCGTTCCTCCTGAACTTGCTCCGCCCGATAATTCACCGTGTGTCGGCCTTCGTAGGGTCGCTCGCGAAACCCGACATCATGAAATCGATAGGACTGCACCGGTACCTTCGCGCCTTCATCCAGGCGCGCCACCTTCAGTCCGTGCGCCTCCAGTACATCAATCACTTCCGTCCATTGCGGCGGAATAAGGTACCCGCGCGGCGGATCGACTTGCTTTGCCGGTTCGGTCTTGTTGAACCAGACGGTGTTCAGGTCCACGCGCTGCCGGCCGTCGTAGACGATTCGTACGTCGCCGGAAATCGGACTCAGCTCGCGCCG is a window from the Phycisphaerae bacterium genome containing:
- a CDS encoding dUTPase, yielding MPKDMLADLFERQAELNRRIGYDTSALHERFDPALAGKWLSDYLMAASNELEELRDCTFWKHWCSEAKQGQRFAIHDLQNARVEVIDLLFFWISMAQCVGLNAEDVHDLYLKKLNVNHKRQDDNYSMKNKTEDDNRDLIVERNS